One segment of Panicum virgatum strain AP13 chromosome 3K, P.virgatum_v5, whole genome shotgun sequence DNA contains the following:
- the LOC120700815 gene encoding uncharacterized mitochondrial protein AtMg00810-like, with translation MKATFQMSDLGLLHYYLGLEVTQLDSGITLGQSAYAAKILENAGLTGCNPSFIPMEPRLKLSKESTASAVDATAYRSIVGSLRYLVNTRPDLAYSVGYVSRFMEKPTTKHLAAVKRVLRYIAGTLDYGCFYTRKEKDTHLVGFSNSDLAGDIDTRKSTTGVIYFLGKNVITWHSQKKRSLLCPHGVWLARLLAELKGKEKGVVKINIDNQSTVQLSKNPVFHDRSKHIDTRFQFIRECIEEGRVCVASIGTTEQLADLMTKALARERFCDLRARLGLVNLKQICKA, from the exons ATGAAGGCTACGTTCCAGATGAGTGATCTGGGGTTGCTCCACTACTATCTTGGTCTGGAGGTAACCCAGCTCGATAGCGGCATCACTTTGGGACAAAGTGCATACGCGGCGAAGATCCTAGAGAACGCCGGGCTGACTGGGTGCAATCCCAGTTTTATCCCCATGGAGCCACGCCTCAAGCTGAGCAAGGAGAGCACTGCGTCCGCTGTCGACGCAACAGCGTACAGGAGCATTGTTGGCTCCCTGCGCTACCTGGTGAATACCAGGCCAGACCTGGCCTACTCGGTGGGCTACGTGAGCCGCTTCATGGAGAAGCCGACCACCAAGCACCTGGCAGCTGTGAAGAGGGTGCTGCGGTACATCGCCGGCACTCTGGACTACGGCTGCTTCTacacgaggaaggagaaggacacGCACCTCGTCGGTTTCAGCAACAGTGATCTTGCCGGGGACATCGACACCCGCAAGAGCACCACTGGCGTCATCTACTTCCTCGGCAAGAACGTCATCACCTGGCATTCACAGAAGAAAAGGTCGTTGCTCTGTCCTCAT GGGGTGTGGCTGGCGCGTCTCCTAGCTGAGCTGAAGGGCAAAGAGAAAGGCGTGGTGAAGATCAACATCGACAATCAGTCCACTGTTCAACTCAGTAAGAACCCTGTCTTCCACGATCGCAGCAAACATATAGATACAAGATTTCAATTTATTCGTGAGTGCATCGAAGAAGGAAGGGTGTGCGTTGCCTCCATTGGCACCACTGAGCAACTGGCGGACCTCATGACGAAGGCTCTGGCACGCGAACGTTTCTGTGATCTGCGCGCCAGGCTCGGCCTCGTCAATCTCAAGCAGATATGCAAGGCTTAG